The nucleotide sequence GGTCGCGGCTCCGCCGCCGCCAGCCTGCTCTGCCACCTGCTCGGCATCACGCAGGCCGACCCCCTCGAGCACGACCTGCTGTTCGAGCGGTTCCTGCACGGCGGCAAGGCGTCGCCCCCCGACATCGACGTCGACGTCGCCTCCGCCCGCCGCGACGAGCTGCTCGCGTGGGTCGAGCGGCGCTTCGGGGCGCGCACCGAGGCGATGGTCTGCAACCGCATCACCTACTTCCTGCCGAGCGCCGTGCAGGACCTCGGGCGGGCGCTCGGGCTGCCGCCCGCGACCCGCGACCGCCTCACGAAGGCGCTCGGGCGGCCCTACCGGCACCTCCGCCCCCACCAGGTGCACGAGGCGGACGAGGTGTTCGACGAGGTCCTCGGGGCGTCCCCCCTCCGCGAGCAGCTGACGGCGCTCCTGCGCCACATGGAAGCGAAGTTCGTGCGGCACGTCGCCCCCCACTCGGGTGGGGTGGTCCTCAGCCGCGCGCCGCTGGCGCACGCCAGCCCCCTCGAACGCTCGAGCGGCGGCATCAAACTCCTGCAGTTCGACAAGGACGACGTCGAAGCGCTCGGCCTCATCAAGCTCGACCTTCTGGGGCTCCGCATGCTCAGCGTCTTCGAACGCACCCGCGAGGAGGTCCACCGCCTCACCGGACGCTGGGTCGACGTCCGCGACCCCCCGCCCGACGACGCCGTCTGGGACCGCATCCAGGCGGGCGACACGATGGGCCTGTTCCAGATCGAGTCGCCCGGCCAGGTGCGCATGAGCGTCCAGCTGAAGCCGCGCACCCTCACCGACCTCGCGCACCAGGTGGCGCTCTTCCGGCCCGGCCCCATCCAGTCGCAGACCGTCCACCCGTACGTCGCGCGCCGCAACGGCCGCGAACCCGTCACCTACCTGCACCCCGCCCTCGAGCCGGTCCTCGCCAAGTCGTACGGCGTGATCCTCTTCCAGGAGGACCTCATGCGCATCGCCGTCGCCGTCGCCGGCATGTCCTGGACCGACGCGGAACGCTTCCGCAAGGTCGTCACGACCTTCGAGGACGAACACGAGGTCCGCGACGCGCACCGCGCGTTCGTCGACGGTGCGATGCGGCACGCGGGGTGCAGCGAAGCGGAGGCGCAGGCGATCTTCGACGCGATGGCGGCGTTCCGCGGGTACGGCTTCGCGGAGTCGCACGCCTGGGCGTTCGGGCTGCACGCCTACACCAGCGCGTGGCTGCGGCACCACCACCCGGGGCCGTACCTCGCGGCGGTCCTGAACGAACACCCCGGCATGTGGCCCCGCTCCACCCTGCGGCAGGAGGCGCGCCGCTGGGGGGTGGAGGTCGCGGCGCTCGACGTCAACCGGGCCGGCGCCGGGTGGCGCGTCGACCCGGGCGGCCCCGAGGGCACCCTCGTCCCGCCGCTGCAGACCGCGACCGGCGTATCCGACGCCGTCGCGCGCGACGTCGTGCTCGAGCGGGCGCGGGGCGGACCCTACGCCGACCTGCGCGACCTGTACCAGCGGGCCCGCGTGCCCGGCGACGCCCTCGAGGCGCTCGCCCGCGCCGGCGCGTTCGACGGCCTGCAGGGGCGCCGCGACGCGCTCTACCAGGCGCGCGCCCTGCACCACACGGCCCCCCCCGGCCAGGCGCCGCTGTTCGACCCGACGCCCCCCACCCCCCCGCTCGCCGCCCTCGAGGAGGCCGAACGCACCGTCTGGGACTACCGCCTGAAGGGCTTCTCCGAGGCGGGCGTCCACCCGCTCGACCTGATGCGCGGCGCGCTCCGGGATCTCGGCGTCACGCCCCTCGCCGCCGCCCGCGAGGGGGAGGTGCGGACCGGCGGGTGGATCGTCGCGCGGCAACGCCCCGGGACCGCCAAGGGGTTCGCCTTCTTCGTCGTGGAGGACGGGCCCGACCGCGCCCAGGTCGTCATCGCCCCCGACCTGTGGGACGCGCAGTGGCGGTTCCTGCGCGACGCGCAGGTGTTGATCATCGACGGCACCCTCCGCCGCGAGGGGCGCGCCTGGACGCTGCGCGCGCGCACCGTCGCCGGCCTGTCGGCCCCCGTCGAGGCGCGCGGGTACGCCTACGGCGGGTGAGGTCCGCCCCGCGGGGTCAGCGTTCGGGCACCATGCGGCACGACCCGAGCGTGTCGAACGGGCCGTTCTCGGCCAGCACCAGCTCCAGCCGGTCGCCGGCCGGCGCCTCCACCCGCGCGGCGTGCGTCCCCTCGTGCGTCACCCACGTGGGGCGCGGGACGCCGGACCCCTGCAGGTAGGCGTCGAACTGCCGGAGCGACGACTCGAGCGTCGTGCCCTCCACCGCGAAGCACACGCCGCGTTCCTGCAGGTCGACCAGGCAGGGGCGCTCGACGACCGCGTCGCGCGCCAGGTAGCCCTCGAGGAGCGCCTCGCACGGCGGGGACGCGAGCGCGCCGCCCGTGAGGGCGACGAGCGCGAAGGCGCCCCCGAGGCGCGCCCCGAGCGCGCGGGCACCCCGGCGCCACGCCGGTGTAGGGGGTCGGGGGCCGGTCGGTCGCATCGAACCCCGACGATACCGGGCCCGCGCCCCCGGTTCGTGAGAACCGGAGGCGTCGGAGACGGCCCTCCAGCGAGGCACGGTTCGCCACGAACGTGGTTTGGTATGCCGTATTTCGTCTTTGCGTACGTTACGGTTCGTACGTATGACGTCACCGGAACCCGGTTCGATGCGTCGCGACCCCCGGTCCCCGCTGGGGGCCGCGCACGCGACGGGGCCGTCGGTCCAGGTGCTCGGCCCGCCGCGGCTCGCCGGCGCGAACGGCGCCGCCCGCCTCGCGCAACGCAAGCACTGGGCGGTGCTCGGCTACCTCCTCGCGACGCCCGAGGGCGCCAGCCGCGCGCACCTCGCGAGCCTCCT is from Trueperaceae bacterium and encodes:
- a CDS encoding DNA polymerase III subunit alpha, with the translated sequence MPSAPAPRLRDLLHVHSFFSFGRGASSPRRLVERAAERGYESVALTDHGGVYGAVELHQAARAHGVRAIVGATVAVRDGDDVHPLPLLAGSRRGYATLNDLLTLAHERGGEVTLPILEAHATDLHALSGGRAGFPTTLLVRRRFADLDRLLERFAALFPDRFWVQLYHGAHPADLRRGRYLRRLAQRARLPAVAAPEVRYATPDLYPLYDALTCARLGITVDDPHPDRPRNDADAVPPPDLSDRVLPGDTPALLLPDVLANTRALAEACTWPLLPERLEPPDAYVPDGLTPDGYLAERTYGALVERYDGARLATARERLDHELATVRALGFAGFFLAAAEITDYCHDRGIVCSGRGSAAASLLCHLLGITQADPLEHDLLFERFLHGGKASPPDIDVDVASARRDELLAWVERRFGARTEAMVCNRITYFLPSAVQDLGRALGLPPATRDRLTKALGRPYRHLRPHQVHEADEVFDEVLGASPLREQLTALLRHMEAKFVRHVAPHSGGVVLSRAPLAHASPLERSSGGIKLLQFDKDDVEALGLIKLDLLGLRMLSVFERTREEVHRLTGRWVDVRDPPPDDAVWDRIQAGDTMGLFQIESPGQVRMSVQLKPRTLTDLAHQVALFRPGPIQSQTVHPYVARRNGREPVTYLHPALEPVLAKSYGVILFQEDLMRIAVAVAGMSWTDAERFRKVVTTFEDEHEVRDAHRAFVDGAMRHAGCSEAEAQAIFDAMAAFRGYGFAESHAWAFGLHAYTSAWLRHHHPGPYLAAVLNEHPGMWPRSTLRQEARRWGVEVAALDVNRAGAGWRVDPGGPEGTLVPPLQTATGVSDAVARDVVLERARGGPYADLRDLYQRARVPGDALEALARAGAFDGLQGRRDALYQARALHHTAPPGQAPLFDPTPPTPPLAALEEAERTVWDYRLKGFSEAGVHPLDLMRGALRDLGVTPLAAAREGEVRTGGWIVARQRPGTAKGFAFFVVEDGPDRAQVVIAPDLWDAQWRFLRDAQVLIIDGTLRREGRAWTLRARTVAGLSAPVEARGYAYGG